A region from the Candidatus Marsarchaeota archaeon genome encodes:
- the argF gene encoding ornithine carbamoyltransferase, with translation MLAIFEIADNLKENKEQTTLKENSVLALFFEKPSTRTRTSFEAGISQLGGKGIYIDAATTQRSRGEPMGDIARMLSSYCDFIAARLYKHDDLLEMAANSSVPVINALTDIEHPTQALVDMYTIGAHIKNLKNAKIAFVGDIATNTANSLMLAATKLGAQISLVGPKDYMPNSTYFNKAREHGIVYVYNSVEEGLEGANIVYTDTFVSMGQEADAESRRALFKDYQVNSKMLEYADPEALIMHCLPAHRGERRDNCRCPGGAKEHSVGAGKKQAANSKGSAVIPFNRAALIII, from the coding sequence ATGCTTGCCATATTCGAGATTGCGGACAACCTTAAGGAGAACAAAGAGCAGACAACGCTAAAGGAAAATTCCGTGCTGGCCCTATTTTTCGAAAAGCCGTCAACAAGGACAAGGACGTCGTTCGAGGCTGGAATATCGCAGCTGGGCGGCAAAGGCATATACATAGATGCAGCTACCACGCAGCGCAGCCGCGGCGAGCCAATGGGCGACATAGCCCGCATGCTCAGCAGCTATTGCGACTTCATAGCTGCAAGGCTATACAAGCATGACGATCTTCTAGAGATGGCGGCCAATTCAAGCGTTCCTGTGATAAATGCGCTTACTGACATAGAGCATCCGACCCAGGCGCTTGTGGACATGTATACCATAGGCGCGCACATCAAGAACCTCAAGAACGCAAAAATTGCATTTGTCGGTGATATAGCGACAAACACTGCGAATTCGCTAATGCTTGCAGCAACAAAGCTGGGCGCGCAGATATCCCTTGTAGGCCCTAAGGACTACATGCCCAACAGCACCTATTTCAACAAGGCCAGGGAGCACGGCATTGTTTATGTGTACAACAGCGTAGAAGAGGGGCTTGAAGGGGCAAATATCGTATACACAGACACATTTGTAAGCATGGGCCAGGAGGCCGACGCAGAATCGAGGCGCGCGCTGTTCAAGGACTACCAGGTCAATTCAAAAATGCTTGAATATGCGGATCCTGAAGCGCTGATAATGCACTGCCTGCCTGCGCACCGCGGCGAAAGAAGAGATAACTGCAGATGTCCTGGAGGGGCCAAAGAGCATAGTGTGGGAGCAGGCAAAAAACAAGCTGCTAATAGCAAAGGCAGTGCTGTTATTCCTTTCAATAGAGCAGCGCTGATAATTATATAG
- the ftsZ gene encoding cell division protein FtsZ — MSDFVNEMLGGNASTSETEDFGSSQIKIVTAGFGGGGNNIINRLVKAGVKGTEFVAFNTDYQHFKIIDERINKILIGKSLTRGLGAGGDPLLGAKAAEVDRPLIEKAFEGAQLVFLCAGMGGGTGTGSIRVAAQVAKEQGAIVVSMVTYPFDLERIRKVKAEEGIQELRKYSDSVIILDNNRLVKLVPNLPMNDAFALADEVLAKAIGGLVWTITQPSLINIDFADVRSIMGNGQVGFIAVGSGKGTDKVNIAAEAVLKNKLLDVDFENAKGALIHISGGASLTIGDAIKAGEIITDRMDPKANIKWGARLIPGYDDQIEIVAIVTGVKGSSIIGKLEEKKHESSYSDLEMIG, encoded by the coding sequence ATGAGCGACTTCGTAAATGAAATGTTGGGTGGGAACGCTTCGACGAGCGAAACAGAAGACTTCGGTTCCTCACAGATAAAGATAGTTACTGCCGGCTTCGGTGGCGGCGGAAACAACATAATAAACAGGCTTGTAAAGGCCGGCGTGAAGGGCACAGAGTTCGTTGCTTTCAACACGGACTACCAGCATTTTAAAATCATAGACGAAAGGATAAACAAGATACTTATAGGGAAATCCCTTACAAGGGGCTTGGGCGCTGGCGGCGACCCGCTTCTCGGCGCGAAGGCGGCAGAGGTTGACAGGCCGCTCATAGAGAAAGCATTTGAAGGTGCGCAGCTCGTATTCCTATGCGCAGGCATGGGCGGCGGCACAGGCACTGGATCCATAAGGGTGGCAGCGCAAGTGGCAAAGGAGCAGGGTGCGATTGTAGTATCAATGGTTACATACCCGTTCGACCTGGAGAGGATAAGGAAGGTCAAGGCGGAGGAGGGCATCCAAGAGCTCAGGAAATACAGCGACAGCGTGATAATACTGGACAACAACAGGCTTGTAAAGCTTGTGCCGAACCTTCCAATGAACGATGCGTTTGCCTTGGCAGACGAAGTACTTGCAAAGGCGATCGGAGGGCTCGTTTGGACGATAACCCAGCCAAGCCTGATAAACATAGACTTCGCAGACGTACGTTCCATAATGGGCAACGGACAGGTCGGCTTCATAGCAGTCGGCAGTGGCAAGGGCACTGACAAGGTCAACATAGCTGCAGAAGCTGTTCTAAAAAACAAGCTTCTTGACGTGGACTTTGAGAATGCAAAAGGCGCGCTGATACACATATCAGGAGGCGCTTCGCTCACCATAGGCGACGCAATAAAGGCCGGCGAGATAATAACTGACCGCATGGACCCGAAGGCAAACATAAAATGGGGAGCAAGGCTCATACCCGGATATGACGACCAGATTGAGATAGTGGCAATAGTCACAGGCGTGAAAGGCTCTAGTATAATAGGGAAGCTGGAGGAAAAGAAGCACGAGTCTTCGTATTCGGATTTGGAGATGATAGGCTGA
- the ftsZ gene encoding cell division protein FtsZ: MSNIGMDEDYTAKILVVGAGGQGSNLVNRLVNNGLSSAKTLAINTDAKHLNMIKAHKKILIGKEITHGLGAGGFPEVGMKCAESSQSEISEAIQGYDMVFISAGMGGGTGGGSAPVIAKLAKEQGSLVIGFVTYPFSLERSRKTKADWSLDQLRKNADTTIVVENDRLLSYAPNLPVEKSFELIDNIAYNAIKGITDTITLPSLINLDYADIRAVLRDGGTAVINLGFGNGTDKVQKAIKSTLTHPLLDVDVTNGKSALIHVSGGVSMTIDEATKIGEGVTEGLDPKANVIFGARLAPEMGDQIRVMSIITGVTPRFGTMTTKASSTEFNGEFLSGIDRVY; this comes from the coding sequence ATGAGCAACATAGGAATGGATGAGGACTACACTGCAAAAATATTAGTGGTAGGTGCAGGCGGGCAGGGCAGCAACCTTGTGAACAGGCTCGTAAACAACGGCCTGTCAAGCGCAAAGACGCTAGCCATAAATACTGATGCCAAGCACCTGAACATGATCAAGGCCCACAAGAAGATACTTATCGGAAAGGAGATTACGCACGGCCTTGGCGCAGGCGGCTTTCCGGAAGTCGGCATGAAATGCGCTGAATCGAGCCAAAGCGAAATCTCGGAAGCGATACAGGGATACGACATGGTGTTCATATCCGCAGGCATGGGCGGCGGCACAGGCGGCGGATCAGCTCCAGTAATAGCCAAGCTGGCAAAGGAGCAGGGCTCGCTAGTCATAGGCTTTGTGACCTATCCATTCTCGCTAGAAAGAAGCAGGAAAACCAAGGCAGACTGGTCGCTGGACCAGCTGAGGAAGAACGCAGACACAACAATAGTTGTTGAAAACGACAGGCTGCTGAGCTATGCGCCAAACCTTCCTGTTGAGAAGTCGTTTGAGCTGATAGACAATATAGCATACAACGCGATAAAAGGCATAACAGATACAATCACGCTTCCAAGCCTGATAAACCTGGACTACGCGGACATACGCGCAGTACTGCGCGATGGCGGCACAGCAGTGATAAACCTGGGCTTTGGCAATGGCACGGACAAGGTGCAAAAAGCCATAAAATCAACGCTCACGCATCCTCTGCTGGATGTGGACGTGACCAATGGCAAGAGCGCACTGATCCACGTAAGCGGCGGAGTTTCTATGACAATAGACGAAGCGACAAAGATAGGAGAGGGCGTTACCGAAGGCCTGGACCCAAAAGCCAATGTCATCTTCGGCGCAAGGCTTGCCCCTGAAATGGGCGACCAGATACGCGTAATGTCAATAATCACAGGAGTCACGCCAAGGTTCGGCACAATGACCACCAAAGCTTCAAGCACTGAATTCAACGGGGAATTCCTTTCAGGGATAGACAGGGTATACTGA
- a CDS encoding translation initiation factor IF-5A — MTEEEILHASAKEIKVGRFIVIDGIPCKVVDIETSSPGKHGSAKMRITAIGIFDGQKKTLLKPSDGDAEVPVIKKKKVQVVSVTDSSAQLMDPETYEVFDLPVPEELKGKIESGMNAEVIEAMGKRAISRILGSNE, encoded by the coding sequence ATGACAGAAGAGGAGATACTTCACGCATCAGCGAAAGAGATAAAGGTCGGAAGGTTCATAGTTATAGACGGAATACCGTGCAAGGTGGTCGACATAGAGACCAGCTCGCCAGGCAAGCACGGCTCTGCAAAGATGCGCATAACGGCAATAGGCATATTTGACGGGCAGAAGAAGACACTGCTGAAGCCAAGCGATGGCGACGCAGAGGTCCCTGTAATAAAAAAGAAGAAGGTGCAGGTTGTATCTGTCACAGACTCATCGGCGCAGCTCATGGACCCCGAAACATATGAGGTATTCGACCTGCCTGTGCCAGAAGAGCTTAAGGGCAAGATAGAATCAGGGATGAACGCAGAGGTCATCGAGGCAATGGGAAAGCGTGCCATTTCAAGGATACTTGGCAGCAACGAGTGA
- a CDS encoding 30S ribosomal protein S24e yields the protein MEIKITSDKKNKIFNRREINFVVVGEGSTPSAAEVKKDLCKKLNLNPDATTVRQIKQVFGSMTCECDAVSYETPAELAQNEKKYLLSRREKSASKPQAQEGQQASA from the coding sequence ATGGAAATAAAAATAACCAGCGATAAGAAGAACAAGATTTTCAACAGAAGGGAAATAAATTTTGTTGTTGTAGGGGAAGGCAGCACGCCATCTGCAGCGGAAGTGAAAAAGGATCTGTGCAAAAAGCTGAACCTGAATCCCGACGCAACGACCGTGCGCCAGATAAAGCAGGTTTTTGGTTCAATGACATGCGAGTGCGATGCAGTTTCTTACGAGACGCCTGCTGAGCTTGCCCAAAATGAGAAGAAGTACTTACTGTCAAGGAGGGAAAAGTCAGCTTCCAAGCCCCAGGCGCAGGAGGGCCAGCAGGCAAGCGCCTGA
- a CDS encoding 30S ribosomal protein S27ae, whose product MAEGKNDKGAKSAKEKHKPYKPGKMCPKCGSRMGEHQDRYACGKCGYTEFKSQKKNGA is encoded by the coding sequence ATGGCTGAAGGCAAAAACGACAAAGGCGCAAAAAGCGCAAAGGAGAAACACAAACCTTACAAACCAGGCAAGATGTGCCCTAAATGCGGCTCTAGGATGGGTGAGCACCAGGACAGGTATGCATGCGGGAAATGCGGCTACACTGAATTCAAGTCGCAGAAGAAAAACGGTGCATAG